ACTATtaataaattttaattaaattagaattaattttcaaaaattaaaatatcaaatattgaTGGAAAGAAAAAGGACAAGTTCAAAAAGTCTGACCTGTCTGTATTTTCCTCTGAGTATCACATTAATGTATTTGATTTATAAATCACATTCAGCACAGTTAAAGTGGATTGGGCGTCAATTGCCTTCAATAACTGTTTTCACTATTTTGCTAACTCTTTTGCTACCTACCACAACACGTatacagtgaatgagttaagataaCCATAACTTTTAAATAGATGTCAACTACAGTGACTGACCTTAAAGGGTTAAGCAGATTATTGGTTCACGTAATATTTTACCacagcattattattatttcccaCACCTGAAAACCAGCCAAAATGCCTATACTCTGGgccaagagtgtcagactcgagttggttctcGGGCCGCACTAACGTCGACTCGATTttgtgtgggccggaccattttagatataatatttagatttttttaaataaattgattaaaagaaagttttttataaatctaaaacaatgtttattttagcttttttatatgtttttagattttacaaaatgatttttgaactaaaaactcagaaaaaaatgattaaaagattacaattattgatttaaaaagggggaaatcaggaaatttaatatgcatttatactcttcattttaatttgatcctaaaacagaaacagtcggcactcatgatttactttctcgggccgcacaaaatgatgcgccgggccagatttggcccccggaccgccactttgacacctgtgctctggGCTCTTTAAaccttccaaaacatgcatgttggattcattaaaaattgattttttaacataaaaaccCTCAGGTTTGGCCATATTTTGTGTGGCTGGATTGCCGGGCATGAAGCAAGTTATATGGAGACATTATCCGAGCTGGAGGTCCTGAATGCCGTCACACAACTTGTTCGCAGGTTCACTGGTGAGtgagtagttttttttgtttcactcACAAGATGGATGATTTACAGTGTAATTCTGATGGTGTGGATTTTGCAGGTAATCCCATCATCACTCCACGGAGAGTTCTGACCTCGCAGTGGTTTCACGACCCTTGGACAGGCGGATCGTACAGTTACCCTTCAAGGGGCTGCTCATTGCAGGATATCGAGAACATGATGGAGCCGTTGCCGTCCAAGCGATCGGTCTCACAAGTACTGCtcttttaagcatttttttaatgtcaatattAATTCCCCAATCAATGGTGTGTTGTTTCTAGTCACTGCAGGTGTTGTTTGCTGGAGAAGCGACTCATCCTTGCTACTACTCCACTGTCCATGGAGCTCTTCTCACTGGCTGGAGAGAAGCTGACAGGCTCCTAGCTCATTACGCTTCGACTCTTCCTGCACAGCTGCCCATGTCAAAGCTTTAAAAGAATAGTGCAAGAATATGTGATTTCAGGGTAACTTGATTTTAATCCTGATACAGATTGCTTTTGGAGAAAATGGAACTGCTTCAATGCCAACACACATGAGGTTTGAAAGAATGAGAAATGTAAACCTCTATTAATATCAGCTAAAAAGTTTACTGCAAAATTATCCGCACTAATACACTTCTAATGCCGTGTTATTAAGATTTACAAACACATAAAAGTCTCACAAAATATGCCTTTATGTACTGTTGCAGATTTGTAATATGTAATTATATGGTCCTATTTTGGAATATgatcattaatttttttaagatcAAGTAAAAATATagtgtttgattttgttttgagaATTTTATTGAGTGCTGAATTTTCACATCTACATTTTGACACAATTCCACTAAGTTTTAACTTGTGTTTGCTCATGTTTTTTCTCTCGAAAAAAAATCGTAAgacttttacaatttttccAGTCGTGTCATTCACGAATTCAAAGAATGCCattcacagtgatagatgtCAAATATATTTGAATTGAAATAGATGTCATTCAATAATCATCTTCAGCCAGTGGCCCTCCCGGTCCAAATTAATTAGACGTCTATTACCGTCAATTCTAAACACTGTTAACACTTAGGCTGTCGGATGTAAATTaatgatattaaaataaaataaaaccccattcattcattgcgttacaaaattattttccttTCCTATTTATGAGTAGCATTTCATTTAGTAGTCAGCAGAGGGCAGCAATACACACGCTGCTCCATTAGTTTCAAACGAGGAAGATTACCGGAACCATTAACAGGAAAATATTTCTGAGTCGGTTTGTAAACAGTGGTGCGCATCATGTCAATTTTgtagtttgtttcttttttgttcaatttgcTCGTGAAATTAATACTGATGCTTGCCGATGTAGAATTAAATCAAATTAATAACGATCATGAAACTGTACCGATCACTGTACAATGTCGCTAAATTTCGAAGCACGTTTGACTTTGGAAGCAGAGAAGTGGCTCACTGGTTCCCGGGACACATGGCTAAAGGTGATTACAAGTACACTACATAATTATAAAATAAGCAGTATTATCCTAAACGCAAGTTTTTACGTGAGTTGTTTTCGTGTCCGCGAGCAGGAATGAAGCAGATGAGAGCCAGTCTGAAGAAAGTGGACTGCATCGTTGAAATCCACGACGCTCGAATAtcctttttattatttgatattttttgaaTTGACGTTTGTGCTTAAATGCTGTTTCGAAAATATCTTTAATATGAAGCACATTCCCTTCTCTGGAAGAAACCCGATGTTTCATGAAACTCTGGATGTGAAGCCCCATTTGCTAGTGCTTAACAAGATGGATTTGGCTGACCTGTCAGATAAACAGGTTCTGTTTGTTTTCAtggaaaacttaaaaaaactgcatcatTAATTATGTTCAGAAATGGTTGCGTTCATTATTATATGTTCTGAATTGCTTTCAGTAATTTAATGAAGAAAATCTGAATCAGTTCAAATGGAACGATAGAAAATGTCATGACTTAGTTACAGGCAATTTtataggcagtggctccttagtcggtaaccggtcaaatagtcccaaggtctatttagccggtaacctattatttaacactgagtgaataggggattttctaaaccattcaaccaatcttattgaaatttgatgtgttattgccaattgatagattttaacattaggtgaatagggatttaatgactattatttaggcagtggctctgtagccgtagtttcttactacttaccccacacagaattcttaccggctaaatcgccatatggggccatataggctatttgaccggttaccggctaaatagcccctgggactattggaccggttaccggctaaggagccactgccaatttTATATTGCAGCTGAATGAGCTCAGTATATGTGAAAATgtctaaacacattttttttagaaataggacttgtctttttcattttaaaaatataattactgtaattttatttttgactaAGAGGCCTACCCACCTAATTTGATATCAAAACTACATTTGTTCATATACAAGGCACACATGAGCCACATTGTATAGTGAGATATTTACACAAAAAGGCATGCAGGTTATTatcctgtaattttttttaaaaaaatagacacaacCATAAGCCGCAGGGTTCAAAACTGGTATGGGGAAAGTAGCTGTTTAAGGTTTGAAAAGTGAGCTAATCTCTTTTTCTACCTGCAGAGGATCCTGAAAGAGCTCAATTCTAAAGGAGTGAATCATGTTCATTTTACTGACTGTCTAAAGCAACGAGATAACAGTATCACAAAGGTATGCGAAATCTTCCGCCGGAAAACCCACCAAATTCAATAACCTTAATAATTTTGTACATTAAAAGCTGAttgtggtcttttttttgtgCAGTTGGTGCCGACAGTCTTGGAGTTGATCACGAACTCGCATCGCTTTAACAGAGAAGAGGTGCGAACAAAGTAAAGATGTGGACATTAAAccccaaaatattaaaaaacaaagtcatttgaatcaggatactaaatttaaatattacaaGCAAGCAACCTATTATAAATCATAACACTTATTTAAACTACAAGCCTTTTTCTGTTAATCTCATGTGCTTTAACGGGTTTTTTAAAGTGTCA
Above is a window of Stigmatopora argus isolate UIUO_Sarg chromosome 11, RoL_Sarg_1.0, whole genome shotgun sequence DNA encoding:
- the mtg1 gene encoding mitochondrial ribosome-associated GTPase 1 isoform X2, yielding MKLYRSLYNVAKFRSTFDFGSREVAHWFPGHMAKGMKQMRASLKKVDCIVEIHDARIPFSGRNPMFHETLDVKPHLLVLNKMDLADLSDKQRILKELNSKGVNHVHFTDCLKQRDNSITKLVPTVLELITNSHRFNREECHNYCLMIIGVPNVGKSSLINSLRRTHLKKGRASRVGGEPGITRAVLTRIQVCERPVMHLLDTPGVFPPKIENVETGMKLALCGTILDHLVGEDVIADYLLYSLNRLEKFRQCYCHRSQLPSSCVRLHPGL